A window from Cellulomonas sp. C5510 encodes these proteins:
- a CDS encoding glycoside hydrolase family 38 C-terminal domain-containing protein: MHRTLTDLTARIDRTVKERILPWVHTQRTPLEVTVAHLPGEPVPFAEAVRLPFTPTAVGEPWGRAWSTSWFRLRGVVPPGMAGRRVEVLVDLGFRTGGPGFEAEGLVYTPDGTPLKGIEPRNLYVPVADPATGGEVVDLYVEAAANPSIGGEPVTALGDLDTVPDTLLYRLARAEVAVLEEEVQALALDAQVLHELALQLPENDPRRERIRAGLEWLVDTLDVRDVPGSAARARAQVADLLAQPAAPSAHRVSAVGHAHIDSAWMWPVRETIRKCARTFSNVVSLADQYPDLRFACSSAQQYAWTKEHHPRVFDRIREKVASGQFVPVGGMWVESDTNLPGGEALVRQFVQGKRFFDAEFGVEPREVWLPDSFGYTGALPQLARLAGFRWFLSQKMSWNTTNRFPHHTFWWEGIDGSRVFTHFPPADTYGAKLSGEQLAYGVANFADAGPANRSLLPFGYGDGGGGPTREMMETAHRVADLEGSPRVVVETPAEFFAGAEAEYPQAPVWSGEMYLEFHRGTYTSQLAMKQGNRRTEHLLREAELWAATAAVRGCADYPYEQLDRIWQEMLLLQFHDILPGSSIAWVHREARATYARLREELEALVGDALRRAAGDGDTEVVANAAPHTRAGVPGLGAGPATAPPAPVAVRRDGDAVVLDNGLLRVRVDADGTVGAVRDLVADREVLAPGASANVLQLHPDQPVRFDAWDVDEFYRHSVREVRTVEDLVLDDADPARPELRVTRRDGASTYVQTIALAAGERRVDLALDVDWHERETLCKAAFPLAVHAERSASETQFGHVHRATHTNTSWDAARFEICAHRWVHVAEPGYGVAVVNDSTYGHDVTRPGPGDARGAGATTVRLSLVRAPRYPDPETDQGRHTMRYALACGADIDDAVREGYRINLPERRVRGAAAVAPLVEVTGGGAVVEAVKLADDRSGDVVVRLYESRGGRGRTVVRPGFATTGASVRDLLECEDTDVAALAPLSDAGDGAVALDLAPFQVVTLRFARA, encoded by the coding sequence GTGCACCGCACCCTGACCGACCTCACCGCCCGCATCGACCGCACCGTGAAGGAGCGGATCCTCCCCTGGGTGCACACCCAGCGGACCCCGCTCGAGGTGACGGTCGCCCACCTGCCCGGAGAGCCCGTGCCGTTCGCGGAGGCGGTGCGGCTGCCGTTCACGCCGACCGCCGTCGGCGAGCCGTGGGGCCGCGCCTGGTCCACCTCCTGGTTCCGCCTGCGGGGCGTCGTGCCGCCGGGCATGGCCGGCCGGCGCGTCGAGGTGCTCGTCGACCTGGGGTTCCGCACCGGCGGCCCCGGATTCGAGGCCGAGGGGCTCGTGTACACCCCCGACGGCACCCCGCTGAAGGGCATCGAGCCGCGCAACCTGTACGTCCCGGTGGCCGACCCCGCGACCGGCGGAGAGGTGGTCGACCTCTACGTCGAGGCCGCGGCCAACCCGTCGATCGGCGGCGAGCCCGTCACCGCGCTCGGCGACCTCGACACGGTGCCGGACACCCTGCTGTACCGGCTGGCCCGCGCCGAGGTCGCCGTGCTGGAGGAGGAGGTCCAGGCGCTGGCGCTCGACGCGCAGGTGCTGCACGAGCTGGCGCTGCAGCTCCCGGAGAACGACCCCCGCCGCGAGCGCATCCGCGCGGGCCTGGAGTGGCTGGTCGACACGCTCGACGTCCGCGACGTCCCGGGCAGCGCGGCCCGCGCCCGCGCGCAGGTCGCGGACCTGCTCGCCCAGCCCGCGGCGCCGAGCGCGCACCGGGTGTCGGCGGTCGGCCACGCGCACATCGACTCCGCCTGGATGTGGCCGGTGCGCGAGACGATCCGCAAGTGCGCGCGCACGTTCTCCAACGTGGTGTCGCTCGCCGACCAGTACCCGGACCTGCGCTTCGCGTGCTCGTCGGCGCAGCAGTACGCGTGGACGAAGGAGCACCACCCGCGCGTCTTCGACCGGATCCGGGAGAAGGTCGCGTCCGGGCAGTTCGTGCCGGTCGGCGGGATGTGGGTGGAGTCCGACACGAACCTGCCGGGCGGCGAGGCGCTGGTGCGGCAGTTCGTGCAGGGCAAGCGGTTCTTCGACGCGGAGTTCGGCGTCGAGCCGCGCGAGGTGTGGCTGCCGGACTCCTTCGGGTACACCGGTGCCCTGCCGCAGCTCGCCCGGCTGGCGGGGTTCCGGTGGTTCCTGTCGCAGAAGATGTCGTGGAACACCACCAACCGGTTCCCGCACCACACCTTCTGGTGGGAGGGCATCGACGGCAGCCGGGTGTTCACGCACTTCCCGCCCGCCGACACGTACGGCGCCAAGCTGTCGGGCGAGCAGCTGGCGTACGGCGTGGCGAACTTCGCCGACGCCGGCCCGGCGAACCGCAGCCTGCTGCCGTTCGGGTACGGCGACGGCGGCGGCGGCCCGACGCGCGAGATGATGGAGACCGCGCACCGCGTCGCGGACCTCGAGGGGTCGCCGCGCGTGGTCGTCGAGACGCCGGCGGAGTTCTTCGCGGGCGCCGAGGCGGAGTACCCGCAGGCGCCCGTGTGGTCCGGGGAGATGTACCTCGAGTTCCACCGCGGCACGTACACCAGCCAGCTCGCCATGAAGCAGGGCAACCGCCGCACCGAGCACCTGCTGCGGGAGGCCGAGCTCTGGGCGGCGACCGCCGCGGTGCGCGGCTGCGCTGACTACCCGTACGAGCAGCTCGACCGGATCTGGCAGGAGATGCTCCTGCTGCAGTTCCACGACATCCTGCCGGGCAGCAGCATCGCCTGGGTGCACCGCGAGGCGCGGGCGACCTACGCGCGGCTGCGCGAGGAGCTCGAGGCGCTGGTCGGCGACGCGCTGCGCCGCGCGGCCGGTGACGGCGACACCGAGGTGGTCGCGAACGCGGCGCCGCACACCCGCGCCGGCGTCCCGGGGCTGGGGGCCGGCCCCGCCACCGCGCCGCCGGCACCGGTCGCGGTCCGGCGCGACGGCGACGCCGTCGTGCTCGACAACGGCCTGCTGCGGGTCCGGGTCGACGCCGACGGCACGGTCGGCGCCGTGCGGGACCTGGTCGCCGACCGCGAGGTCCTCGCGCCCGGGGCGTCCGCGAACGTGCTGCAGCTGCACCCCGACCAGCCGGTGCGGTTCGACGCCTGGGACGTCGACGAGTTCTACCGGCACTCCGTCCGCGAGGTCCGCACCGTCGAGGACCTGGTGCTCGACGACGCCGACCCGGCCCGTCCGGAGCTGCGCGTCACACGGCGCGACGGGGCGTCGACGTACGTGCAGACGATCGCCCTGGCGGCGGGCGAGCGCCGCGTGGACCTGGCCCTGGACGTCGACTGGCACGAGCGCGAGACGCTCTGCAAGGCCGCGTTCCCGCTGGCGGTCCACGCCGAGCGGTCCGCGAGCGAGACGCAGTTCGGGCACGTCCACCGGGCCACGCACACCAACACCTCGTGGGACGCCGCGCGGTTCGAGATCTGCGCCCACCGCTGGGTGCACGTGGCCGAGCCCGGCTACGGCGTGGCCGTGGTCAACGACTCCACGTACGGGCACGACGTGACCCGCCCCGGGCCGGGCGACGCCCGCGGGGCCGGGGCGACGACGGTCCGGCTGTCGCTGGTCCGGGCGCCGCGCTACCCCGACCCGGAGACCGACCAGGGCCGGCACACGATGCGGTACGCGCTGGCGTGCGGGGCCGACATCGACGACGCGGTGCGCGAGGGCTACCGGATCAACCTGCCCGAGCGGCGCGTGCGGGGCGCCGCGGCGGTCGCCCCGCTGGTCGAGGTCACCGGCGGCGGCGCGGTGGTCGAGGCCGTGAAGCTGGCGGACGACCGGTCCGGCGACGTCGTGGTCCGGCTCTACGAGTCCCGCGGCGGCCGCGGCCGCACGGTGGTCCGGCCGGGGTTCGCGACGACGGGCGCGTCGGTCCGGGACCTGCTGGAGTGCGAGGACACGGACGTCGCCGCGCTCGCGCCGCTGTCCGACGCGGGCGACGGGGCGGTGGCGCTGGACCTCGCGCCGTTCCAGGTGGTGACGCTGCGCTTCGCGCGGGCCTGA
- a CDS encoding STAS domain-containing protein: MEVTIDLGRPSQESVISVRGQLDVHTASALREALHCLLEASGEELTVDATAVRVTDDAGWATLEGVGRHCREFGGHLRLPPPAA; the protein is encoded by the coding sequence GTGGAGGTGACGATCGACCTGGGACGACCCTCGCAGGAGTCGGTGATCTCGGTGCGCGGCCAGCTGGACGTGCACACCGCGTCCGCGCTCCGCGAGGCGCTGCACTGCCTGCTCGAGGCCAGCGGCGAGGAGCTCACCGTCGACGCGACAGCCGTGCGCGTCACGGACGACGCCGGCTGGGCGACCCTCGAGGGCGTCGGGCGGCACTGCCGCGAGTTCGGCGGCCACCTGCGCCTCCCGCCCCCGGCGGCCTGA
- a CDS encoding DeoR/GlpR family DNA-binding transcription regulator: MRYSAAPRRRDELLRRLEETGYVSSSTAAAELGVSEMTIRRDLGQLAAEGRVRRVVGGASLVDGSAAPPFELRRTEAAREKDAVARAALPLLADAGVVALDAGTTVAALARRLPGGLTVVTHSVPVITTCTARDDLEVVALGGTYHRLTRSFAGPSTRAGLADLAVDVAVLSATAAGPAGVFSADQWDADTKRAMAAIAQRVVLLLDHRKLDARAPMRVLGLEQAHAVVVDDAATPDQLALLRERCERVVVAATAGPGEPGGAADEGGDADRATAGAARAPA; this comes from the coding sequence GTGCGCTACTCCGCCGCCCCCCGCCGCCGCGACGAGCTGCTGCGCCGCCTCGAGGAGACCGGCTACGTGTCGTCCAGCACGGCCGCCGCGGAGCTCGGCGTGTCCGAGATGACCATCCGCCGGGACCTCGGCCAGCTCGCCGCCGAGGGACGGGTCCGACGCGTCGTCGGGGGCGCCAGCCTCGTGGACGGCAGCGCCGCCCCCCCGTTCGAGCTGCGGCGCACCGAGGCCGCCCGGGAGAAGGACGCGGTCGCGCGCGCCGCCCTCCCGCTGCTCGCGGACGCCGGTGTGGTCGCGCTCGACGCCGGCACCACCGTGGCCGCCCTCGCGCGGCGGCTGCCCGGCGGGCTCACCGTGGTCACCCACTCGGTGCCCGTCATCACCACCTGCACCGCGCGCGACGACCTGGAGGTCGTCGCCCTCGGCGGGACCTACCACCGGCTCACGCGGTCGTTCGCCGGGCCCAGCACCCGGGCCGGGCTCGCGGACCTCGCCGTCGACGTCGCCGTGCTCTCCGCGACCGCCGCCGGACCGGCCGGGGTGTTCTCCGCCGACCAGTGGGACGCCGACACCAAGCGCGCCATGGCTGCCATCGCGCAGCGCGTCGTGCTCCTGCTCGACCACCGCAAGCTCGACGCCCGCGCGCCGATGCGGGTGCTGGGGCTCGAGCAGGCGCACGCGGTCGTCGTCGACGACGCCGCGACCCCGGACCAGCTGGCGCTGCTGCGCGAGCGGTGCGAGCGGGTCGTCGTCGCGGCGACCGCCGGGCCCGGCGAACCGGGCGGTGCGGCGGACGAGGGCGGTGACGCGGACCGCGCGACCGCCGGCGCGGCACGGGCACCGGCGTGA
- a CDS encoding L-fuculokinase, translated as MSRQRRRVGLGIDVGTTNAKVAVVGVPEDGSGAPVLLAVASAPTPGPAGLDRTLRELGVRALAAAARRTGSAVEPEAVGIASMAETGVPLDADDRPLGPWLRWDGHRAAAEAAALADRLGAIALFEATGVRPSAKVPLATLAWLGSHEPATRAALRRWAGVADLACLHLTGELVTDHTLAGRTMAYRLPPAGDPLPEQLDADLLAEVGLRPDHLPRVARPGAVAGRVDAPAWVAAGVRSGTPVTVAGHDHAVGAWAAGVRAPGDVADSIGTAEAVCTVLADDPVRPAVARAGMSLVRTVAGLPALLAGSSSAGAMVRWWLEQEAPGWSADALFAAVAALPEAEHPADVVVLPYVSGRQTPAPDPGARPVVLHRGNHGPVALAAAMVDGLALHARWMLEVQAGLAGDGHRPRQVRVLGGPAGRNTAWMRAKALAGPVPVRLVDGAEPVAAGAALLALHRAGLLGGGAAPTLPLLPGLPDGRPVPAPVPAADAALDRFVRAALGTDVPGAPAPGAPTTGPAPRRAAPAPHRQEARP; from the coding sequence GTGAGTCGTCAGCGCCGCCGGGTGGGCCTCGGCATCGACGTCGGGACCACCAACGCCAAGGTGGCGGTGGTCGGCGTGCCGGAGGACGGCTCCGGCGCGCCGGTGCTGCTCGCCGTCGCGTCGGCTCCGACGCCCGGCCCCGCCGGCCTCGACCGCACGCTGCGGGAGCTGGGCGTCCGTGCACTCGCCGCGGCCGCGCGCCGCACCGGGTCCGCCGTCGAGCCCGAGGCCGTCGGCATCGCGTCGATGGCCGAGACCGGCGTCCCGCTCGACGCGGACGACCGGCCGCTCGGGCCGTGGCTGCGGTGGGACGGCCACCGCGCCGCCGCGGAGGCCGCCGCGCTCGCGGACCGGCTCGGCGCGATCGCGCTGTTCGAGGCGACCGGGGTGCGCCCGAGCGCGAAGGTGCCCCTGGCCACGCTCGCGTGGCTGGGCTCCCACGAGCCGGCGACCCGCGCGGCGTTGCGCCGGTGGGCGGGCGTCGCCGACCTGGCCTGCCTCCACCTCACGGGCGAGCTCGTCACCGACCACACGCTCGCCGGGCGCACGATGGCGTACCGGCTGCCGCCCGCGGGGGACCCGCTGCCCGAGCAGCTCGACGCCGACCTGCTCGCCGAGGTCGGCCTGCGCCCGGACCACCTGCCCCGGGTCGCGCGGCCCGGCGCCGTCGCCGGGAGGGTCGACGCCCCCGCGTGGGTCGCCGCCGGTGTGCGCAGCGGCACGCCGGTGACCGTGGCCGGCCACGACCACGCTGTGGGCGCGTGGGCCGCCGGCGTCCGGGCACCGGGTGACGTCGCCGACTCCATCGGGACGGCGGAGGCGGTGTGCACGGTGCTCGCCGACGACCCCGTCCGCCCGGCCGTCGCCCGGGCGGGGATGAGCCTGGTGCGGACCGTCGCGGGCCTGCCCGCCCTCCTCGCCGGGTCGTCGAGCGCCGGCGCCATGGTGCGGTGGTGGCTGGAGCAGGAGGCCCCGGGCTGGTCGGCCGACGCGCTGTTCGCGGCCGTCGCGGCCCTGCCGGAGGCGGAGCACCCGGCGGACGTGGTCGTGCTGCCCTACGTGAGCGGGCGGCAGACGCCGGCGCCCGACCCCGGCGCCCGCCCGGTCGTCCTGCACCGCGGCAACCACGGCCCGGTGGCGCTGGCGGCGGCCATGGTGGACGGGCTGGCGCTGCACGCGCGGTGGATGCTCGAGGTCCAGGCCGGGCTCGCCGGCGACGGCCACCGGCCCCGGCAGGTGCGCGTGCTCGGCGGGCCCGCGGGGCGGAACACGGCGTGGATGCGCGCCAAGGCGCTCGCCGGACCCGTCCCGGTGCGGCTCGTGGACGGGGCGGAGCCCGTCGCCGCCGGGGCCGCGCTGCTCGCCCTGCACCGCGCCGGGCTGCTCGGCGGGGGCGCGGCCCCGACGCTGCCGCTGCTCCCGGGCCTGCCCGACGGCCGCCCCGTGCCGGCACCGGTCCCGGCCGCCGACGCGGCGCTCGACCGCTTCGTGCGTGCCGCGCTCGGCACCGACGTCCCCGGGGCACCCGCGCCCGGGGCCCCGACCACCGGACCCGCGCCCCGTCGCGCGGCTCCCGCACCGCACCGCCAGGAGGCCCGCCCGTGA
- the otnK gene encoding 3-oxo-tetronate kinase — translation MTGRRAATGASGPRLGVVADDVTGACDLADAVRDAGGSAVVVLGVPGRDLDLPSCDCAVVALRTRTAPRPQAVAESVASARRLLDLGAQALYQKYCSTFDSTDDGMIGPVADALLDLLGPDAVAVGTPATPRAGRTQYQGHLFVGDRLLSESPLRDHPLTPMRDPDLVRVLGRQTPRPVALLSRQAVLSDDAAAALERLAADGARHVLADALTDADLDALAEVLAGRRAAPGRPVLLGGAAGLAAALARLWARATPASPSVRTSAGAPGLPPAAGARADRRALVVSGSCSARTLEQIARFDGPRIALDATALAADREVALDGVLRALADAYRAGPGPVLVASSAEPAAVRATQGRLGARRAAALLEDAAGEVAARAVRDLGVGRLLVAGGETSGAVATALGLHVLHVGPAAAPGVPWMVPVGRPGLSVLLKSGNFGGPDLFRTAWEACP, via the coding sequence GTGACGGGGCGACGGGCGGCCACCGGCGCGTCCGGCCCGCGGCTCGGCGTCGTCGCGGACGACGTCACCGGGGCGTGCGACCTGGCGGACGCCGTGCGCGACGCGGGCGGCTCGGCGGTCGTCGTCCTGGGCGTGCCGGGCCGGGACCTCGACCTGCCGTCCTGCGACTGCGCGGTCGTCGCGCTCCGGACCCGCACCGCGCCACGCCCGCAGGCCGTCGCCGAGTCCGTCGCGTCCGCCCGCCGGCTGCTCGACCTCGGCGCGCAGGCGCTGTACCAGAAGTACTGCTCCACCTTCGACTCGACCGACGACGGCATGATCGGCCCGGTCGCGGACGCGCTGCTCGACCTGCTCGGGCCGGACGCCGTCGCCGTCGGCACCCCCGCGACGCCGCGCGCCGGGCGGACGCAGTACCAGGGCCACCTGTTCGTCGGGGACCGGCTGCTGTCCGAGTCGCCGCTGCGCGACCACCCGCTCACACCGATGCGCGACCCGGACCTGGTCCGGGTGCTCGGACGGCAGACGCCGCGCCCCGTGGCGCTGCTGAGCCGGCAGGCGGTGCTGTCCGACGACGCGGCAGCGGCGCTGGAGCGGCTGGCCGCCGACGGCGCGCGGCACGTGCTCGCGGACGCGCTGACCGACGCCGACCTCGACGCCCTGGCCGAGGTGCTGGCGGGACGGCGGGCGGCGCCCGGGCGGCCCGTGCTGCTCGGCGGGGCCGCCGGCCTCGCTGCCGCGCTGGCGCGGCTCTGGGCCCGCGCCACGCCCGCCTCCCCCTCCGTCCGGACGTCCGCGGGCGCCCCGGGCCTCCCGCCCGCCGCCGGCGCCCGGGCCGACCGCCGCGCCCTCGTCGTCTCGGGCTCCTGCTCCGCGCGGACGCTCGAGCAGATCGCACGGTTCGACGGTCCCCGGATCGCGCTCGACGCGACCGCCCTCGCCGCCGACCGGGAGGTCGCCCTCGACGGTGTGCTGCGCGCCCTCGCGGACGCCTACCGCGCGGGCCCCGGCCCCGTGCTGGTCGCGTCCTCGGCCGAGCCCGCGGCCGTGCGCGCGACGCAGGGGCGGCTCGGCGCCCGCCGGGCCGCCGCGCTGCTGGAGGACGCCGCCGGGGAGGTCGCGGCGCGGGCGGTGCGGGACCTCGGGGTCGGGAGGCTGCTCGTCGCCGGCGGCGAGACGTCGGGCGCGGTGGCCACCGCGCTCGGGCTGCACGTGCTGCACGTCGGCCCCGCCGCCGCCCCGGGGGTGCCGTGGATGGTGCCCGTCGGCCGGCCCGGCCTCTCCGTGCTGCTGAAGTCCGGCAACTTCGGCGGTCCCGACCTGTTCCGCACCGCCTGGGAGGCCTGCCCGTGA
- a CDS encoding beta-N-acetylglucosaminidase domain-containing protein, with protein sequence MSRRGGRLQAGVVEGFYGPPWSHRERLDLLAAAPSLGLDTYLYAPKDDPWHRERWREPYPPDALARLGELAERAREAGVAFVWSVAPGLSMRYADDADHAALAAKAEQVRAAGVPDVWLLFDDVPDRLADPADVTRYGDGPDGAGRAHGEAAARFREAFLLPHGIDHPMTVCPTDYAGCGPSPYRAGLAETLPADARVLWTGRDIVVGEVTRDDVLAAAAAFGRRLVLWDNYPVNDFDRTRLFLGPLPGRPADVTGLPLDGVVANAMIEALPSRLPLATVGAWARDPAAYDPGRAGAEALRAVAGDRAAQVAPLVRACSSWPPSAPRDPGLTALLDGALAGDAAALAAVRGRMQELRGCAPGPLEEHPGGADAPARAADPGAPHDVAPARGRALLVALRPWLDAAAHAGAAGAAACDLLGRGDDATAEEVAAAREALDRVETDFPDVLRADVAGFVRRALAACGAVTASPVAGGRRAVLVTGPEPGAGDRATEAWLRRRGFAVEVRSTWAPGDASDLVVLTPGAPLPAARAVAASAVPVLAAGRLVTLGVARESGVLLDRDRVRTGEDEVVVHRGPGRLTWCEPVAGARVVARAPEPEPRPVLVEVATGTPLTDGTPAPAARTVTFLTGDGAARWLLTDAGWSLLDAALDRLLPGGPDAVEPAGARS encoded by the coding sequence ATGTCACGTCGCGGAGGACGTCTGCAGGCCGGTGTCGTCGAGGGGTTCTACGGCCCGCCGTGGAGCCACCGGGAGCGGCTCGACCTGCTCGCCGCCGCACCGTCCCTCGGGCTCGACACCTACCTGTACGCGCCGAAGGACGACCCGTGGCACCGCGAGCGCTGGCGCGAGCCGTACCCGCCGGACGCCCTCGCCCGGCTCGGGGAGCTCGCGGAGCGGGCGCGGGAGGCAGGGGTCGCGTTCGTCTGGTCCGTCGCCCCCGGTCTGTCCATGCGGTACGCCGACGACGCCGACCACGCGGCGCTGGCGGCGAAGGCGGAGCAGGTGCGCGCGGCCGGCGTCCCGGACGTCTGGCTGCTGTTCGACGACGTCCCGGACCGGCTCGCCGACCCCGCCGACGTCACCCGGTACGGCGACGGGCCCGACGGGGCGGGCCGGGCGCACGGCGAGGCGGCCGCGCGCTTCCGCGAGGCGTTCCTGCTGCCGCACGGGATCGACCACCCGATGACGGTCTGCCCCACGGACTACGCCGGCTGCGGGCCCTCGCCCTACCGCGCCGGGCTCGCGGAGACGCTGCCCGCCGACGCGCGCGTGCTCTGGACGGGACGGGACATCGTGGTCGGGGAGGTCACCCGCGACGACGTGCTCGCTGCGGCCGCGGCGTTCGGGCGCCGCCTGGTGCTCTGGGACAACTACCCGGTCAACGACTTCGACCGCACCCGGCTGTTCCTGGGACCGCTGCCCGGACGCCCCGCGGACGTCACCGGCCTGCCCCTGGACGGCGTGGTCGCCAACGCGATGATCGAGGCGCTGCCGTCCCGGCTGCCGCTCGCGACCGTCGGCGCGTGGGCGCGGGACCCCGCGGCGTACGACCCGGGGCGGGCGGGCGCCGAGGCGCTCCGGGCCGTCGCCGGGGACCGCGCGGCGCAGGTCGCGCCCCTGGTGCGGGCCTGCTCGTCCTGGCCGCCCTCGGCGCCGCGCGACCCCGGGCTGACCGCGCTCCTGGACGGCGCGCTCGCGGGGGACGCGGCCGCCCTCGCGGCCGTCCGCGGGCGGATGCAGGAGCTGCGCGGGTGCGCGCCGGGCCCGCTGGAGGAGCACCCCGGCGGCGCGGACGCGCCTGCCCGCGCGGCGGACCCCGGGGCACCGCACGACGTCGCCCCCGCGCGCGGGCGCGCGCTGCTGGTCGCGCTCCGCCCGTGGCTCGACGCCGCGGCGCACGCGGGGGCCGCCGGAGCTGCGGCGTGCGACCTGCTGGGCAGGGGCGACGACGCGACGGCCGAGGAGGTCGCGGCGGCGCGGGAGGCGCTCGACCGGGTCGAGACCGACTTCCCGGACGTCCTGCGCGCGGACGTCGCGGGATTCGTGCGCCGGGCGCTCGCGGCGTGCGGGGCCGTCACCGCGTCCCCGGTCGCCGGTGGCCGCCGGGCGGTGCTCGTCACGGGCCCGGAGCCCGGTGCCGGCGACCGCGCGACCGAGGCGTGGCTGCGCCGCCGGGGGTTCGCGGTGGAGGTGCGCTCGACCTGGGCGCCCGGGGACGCTTCCGACCTCGTGGTGCTGACCCCGGGGGCCCCGCTGCCCGCCGCCCGGGCCGTGGCGGCGTCCGCGGTCCCCGTGCTCGCGGCCGGCCGGCTCGTGACCCTCGGGGTCGCGCGGGAGTCGGGCGTGCTGCTGGACCGCGACCGCGTGCGCACCGGCGAGGACGAGGTCGTCGTGCACCGGGGGCCCGGTCGGCTCACCTGGTGCGAGCCCGTGGCCGGCGCCCGCGTCGTCGCCCGGGCGCCCGAGCCGGAGCCCCGGCCGGTGCTCGTCGAGGTCGCGACCGGGACCCCGCTGACGGACGGCACGCCCGCGCCGGCCGCCCGCACCGTGACGTTCCTGACCGGTGACGGCGCGGCGCGCTGGCTGCTGACCGACGCCGGGTGGTCGCTGCTCGACGCGGCGCTCGACCGGCTGCTGCCCGGGGGCCCGGACGCCGTGGAGCCGGCGGGCGCCCGGTCCTGA
- a CDS encoding class II aldolase/adducin family protein, whose product MTTPASAREAVVAACRHLAARGLSPGGSGNVSVRVGDDLLVTPTGSSLSRVRPEDLALVPVADAPGGGTVTGGGPRPSKELPLHRAVYAARPDARAVVHLHSPAAVAASCLDPAALPPEAATGPLPATTPYQVMRLGDLPVAPFALPGSTELAAGVADRAGTAPVLLLANHGSVVAGTHLDAAVDLAEELEAAAQVVLLLHGVPHRRLTPAQVAALRSR is encoded by the coding sequence GTGACCACCCCCGCCTCCGCCCGCGAGGCCGTCGTCGCCGCGTGCCGCCACCTCGCCGCCCGCGGGCTCTCGCCGGGCGGTTCCGGCAACGTCAGCGTCCGCGTCGGCGACGACCTGCTCGTGACGCCGACCGGCTCGAGCCTCTCCCGGGTGCGGCCGGAGGACCTCGCGCTGGTCCCGGTCGCCGACGCGCCCGGCGGTGGCACGGTCACCGGAGGCGGGCCGCGGCCGTCGAAGGAGTTGCCCCTGCACCGCGCCGTGTACGCCGCCCGGCCCGACGCCCGCGCGGTCGTGCACCTGCACTCCCCGGCCGCCGTCGCGGCGTCCTGCCTCGACCCGGCCGCGCTCCCGCCCGAGGCCGCCACCGGCCCGCTCCCCGCCACCACGCCGTACCAGGTGATGCGGCTGGGCGACCTGCCGGTCGCGCCGTTCGCCCTGCCGGGCAGCACCGAGCTCGCGGCGGGCGTCGCGGACCGGGCCGGCACGGCACCGGTGCTGCTGCTCGCGAACCACGGCTCCGTCGTCGCGGGGACGCACCTCGACGCGGCCGTCGACCTCGCCGAGGAGCTGGAGGCCGCCGCCCAGGTGGTCCTCCTCCTGCACGGCGTCCCGCACCGCCGCCTGACCCCCGCCCAGGTCGCGGCCCTCCGCTCCCGCTGA